In Insulibacter thermoxylanivorax, the genomic stretch AGAAGTACGTATGCAGTCCAATATTCCGATCATCATGTTGACAGCTAAGGATACGGAACTGGATAAGGTGCTGGGGCTCGAACTCGGAGCGGATGATTATGTGACGAAACCGTTCAGTACGAGGGAGCTGTTGGCCCGGGTGAAGGCCCATCTCAGACGTCTGAACAAGGTGCGGGAATCTGCGGCGGCTGTTGAGCCCAAGAGCAACCAGCTGAGGGTACATGAATTGACCGTAGATGTGGACACCTATATCGTTTACAAGAACGGTACAGAGTTGGATCTTACGCATCGGGAATTCGAGCTCTTGGTCTACCTTGTTCGCAACAAAGGGCGTGTCATGACGCGGGAGCATCTGCTGCAAGCCGTATGGGGGTATGAATATTTCGGCGATGTGCGGACCGTCGATGTGACGATCCGGCGCTTGCGTGAGAAAATCGAAGATGATCCGGGCAAGCCGGAATATATCATCACGCGCCGCGGTTTGGGTTATATGCTGCGGAATCCGAAAGCCGGTGGCTGATGATGCGCAGGACGAGTTTTTTTCATACCATTCAATTTAAAGTCATCATCATCTTCGTGCTGTTGATCCTGTTCGCGATGCAGCTGATCGGAGTCTATTTCTTGCGCACACTGGAAAATTCTTTCATAAACAATTTCTCTGAATCCCTGCGCAACCAGGCTGCGATCCTTGCGAACTATGTACAGCCCTATCTGGCTCCCGGCAACGAGGGACAGAACGAACAGCAGATCTATCAGGAACTGGACGCGATTATTAACAATTTGAACACGATCAGCGGTGCGGAGATTCAGGTGATCGATTCCACAGGGGTTGTGGTCAGCGCTTCCTCCCAGCTGCCGCGCTCGATTATCGGGCAGCGCAATTCGCAGACGGAAGTGACGAGGGCGCTGCAAGGCATCCGCATGAATGAGAAGGAGATCATCGACTCGAACGGGATCAGGAAGAAGACGATCGCCATACGCGTCGGTGAAGGCGGACAGGTCTATGGGGCTGTCTACATGGTGGCATCGATGGAGGAACAGTTTGAGACGATTAATAATATCATCGGTTTCTTCATGTACGGGACGTTCTTCGCCTTGGGAATGACGGTGCTGCTCAGCATCATCCTGTCCAACACGATCACCAAGCCGATCAAGGAGATCACGAAGCAGGCGACGGAGATGGCCGAGGGGAACTTCAGCCGCAGCGTTGCTGTGAAGAGCAGCGATGAGATCGGTCAACTGGGCGAAGCTTTTAACTATATGAGCAAGCGCCTGCGAGAAGCGCTGGCCTCGAATGAAGAGGAGAAGAAGCGCCTGGCTTCGATCCTCTCCAATATGAGCGATGGTGTGATCGCTACGGATGATGCGGGCCGCGTGATCGTAATGAATCGGCGGGCGGAACAGATCCTCGATCTGACGGCGGATGAAGCGATGGGCAAGCCGATCAGTGAAGTGCTGGGGGTCACACTGGAAGAAACATTGGAATACACCTTGGGGCAGGATGTCAGCGTCTTACTGCACAGGGAGAAACGCGATGAAGAGATCGTAAATGTGCGCGTGAACTTCACAGCGATCCGCCGGGATGAAGAGGTTACGGGGATCATCGCTGTGCTGCACGATGTCACCGAGGAGGAGAAGATGGAGAACTCCCGCCGCGAATTCGTCGCGAATGTATCCCATGAACTTCGCACGCCGCTTACCACGATTAAGAGTTATCTGGAAGCTCTGGAGGACGGGGCGCTGGAAGATCCGGAACTTGCGAGACGGTTCATCGGTGTGACGCGCACCGAGTCCGAGCGGATGATCCGGTTAGTGAATGACCTCTTGCATCTGTCGAGATTTGATTCCCATCAGGCGACGATGTTCAAAGAACCTGTCGAGATCCAAGAGATGTTGGAGGAGGTCATCGATCGCTTCTCCTTCCAACTGCAGCAGCGGGATATTCGAATCAACCTGAATATCGAACCGGGTATGCCATTAGTATCCTGCGATCCGGATCAGATCGATCAGGTGTTGGACAACTTGATCTCCAATGCGATCAAGTTCTCCTATGAAGGAGGTCTGATCGAGGTGACCGCTCGTCAATTGGATCAAGAGTTTGTCCAAATATCGGTGAAAGACTCGGGAATTGGGATCCCGCAGCGGCATCTGGAGCGGATCTTCGAGCGTTTCTACCGGGTGGACAAAGCCCGTTCACGCAACATGGGCGGAACGGGACTTGGATTGTCTATTGCCCGGGAAATAGTCAAAGCCCATGGCGGAACGATCCATCTGGATTCAGAGATGAATAAGGGAACAACAGTGGTCTTCACCCTGCCTCTGCATCGAGAGGAGGGAGCAGCGGTATGAAGGAACGGTTTAAGTCATGTCTGCTCTTCGTGCTGGTCGTCACAAGTTTGATCCAAACCTATCTGCTCGCTTACAGCAAGCCGTATTATGAACTTGTGGATGAAGCGGAATATATTCAGCCGGAATTGATCGGGACGCGCGTCGAAGCAGCGGATCTGATCTATCCGAATGATATCGTGCTCCACCTCGGAGAGGGAGAACATGTCGTCTTGTATCCGCAGAATGTGTTCTATGAGGAAATTTTCAATAAAGTCCGCATGAGGAGCGTGGGCGGATTCCGGCAGATCGAGCGGCGATCCGTTGACTGGGCGTCCCTTAGGGATCAGCATCACGGAGTGGAGATTCGCTTCCATGGGCAGATCCCGGCGCCGATCCTGGAGAACATCATGCAGATCGACGGGGTGTTCCCAAACAGTGAGGAATCCTTCGACAAGATCTGGATCGCAACGAATGAGACTGGGGAAGAGGTGCGCACCTTCTTCTTCAATACCAGAGACGGTGTGATCTATGAAGTGACAAGAGCGGACCTGACGAGCAAGGACGTGGAGCAATTCGTCGGCTTCGGCGAACAGTATCAGCCGAAGTACACGGCTCTGCCCGTTGGCAGCAGCGGCCGGGCGCTGTATGTGCCGCTCAGCGATCTTGAGATGGTGCGGTTTAAAATGCAGATTGACACCTTTACTCCGGAACAGCTGCAGAACAACCTGTTCGTCAATCCGGGAATCACGAGAAAGCTGATGGAGCGGGACGGCACGGAGATCTACACCGACGGCAAACGGGGGCTGCAGATCGACCATGATCGGAGATGGATGAGTTATTCCGATCCGATCGCCCCGATCAATATGGCGACGGATCTGCCGAATCATCTGCTCTCCGCCGTGCAGTTTGTGAATCAACACGGCGGATGGAACGGCACCTTCCGCATCGAGACCTATGCGGGGGCGACGGATCAGGAATATATCTTCCGCCAATATTACGGTCAATATCCGATCATCGGTCTCTATCCGCAGTCCTTCGGTGTGATCCGTGTTGTGATGAACGGCGGGATCGCCAATCTCTATGAGCGCAGCCTGGTTTCGATCGTGCATTCAGGAGCGGAGCGGGAAGAAGCCCATCTTCCGGGAGGCGATCTGCTGCTGGAGTTGTTGCGCAATCATTCGAACATGATCCTGATGGACAGGATCTATCCTGCTTACCAACCCGTTGTCCACGATGATCATATCGTGTTGACGCCGGTTTGGATCGCCGAATTCGTCAATGGGACGAAAGAGATTCTATTCTAAGACATGCGCAGTAAGGTATAGGCGAAGGCGCAGAACTGCAAGCGCCGCTGCAGCGTTGTGTTCATCAATGGGCGTTGTATTCTTTGCGATAAAGCGAGGGTTGATCTATGGAGTGGGGACGGGCGAAGTCGATCCTAATCTTAGCGTTTCTCATGTTGAATCTGGTACTTGGATACCAATTATGGGACAGCAAGCTAAAGTTTTCTAATGAAAGAAACGAAATCGAATTGATCGCCGATGAAGTGCTGTCGATCGCCGCCGGCAAGAATATCACAGTAGACGCTAGAGTGCCTCGTGAGACGCCGCGGATGAACGAGATTACGGTCACCTTCGGGGAAGAAGGGATCATCGGAAGGCAAGGCCTGTTCGATCCGCCCGTTCCTTATCATGCGCTGATGACAGAGGGTGAGCTGTGGGATCAGATCCGCGTTCATATCCCGAATCTGGATCATTATCAGATCGATCCCCATACCAGCGGTTCAGGCAGCATCATCTTGCATCAGTTGACCGGCGGCTATCCGATGTTCGATGTGAGGCTGGAACTGCAGTATGAGAACCAACAGATCGTGTCTTATAAACAGCATGTCGTGAATATATTAGAAGGCGAAGAGGCGACGGAGCAGAAAGTGCTCTCTGCTTATCTTGCGATCGGCCGTCTGGTAGAGAACTATCTGGAACCAGGCACCGTGATCACCGATGTTCGGCTCGGTTATCACGGACAGATCTTTAACTCAGAGACGCAGGTATTGGCGCCGATGTGGCGTATTATGACTAGTGATGATGAGATGTACTACGTACACGCAATAAACGGTTCAGTAGAGACACCAAGTAAGGGGATAGAGTAGATGGGGTTAAGATTCTCAGTGCTGGCCAGCGGTTCAACGGGCAATGCATTATTGATAGAAAATCGCGAGGTCAGGCTGTTAGTCGATGCAGGATTAAGCGCGAAGAAAATCGATCAATTGCTCGCTTCCCGCGAGCGGGACGGATCGCGAATCGACGGCATCTTGGTCACGCATGAACATTCGGATCATATCAAAGGAATCAGTGTATTCGCCAGGAAATATCAGATCCCGGTCTATGCGAATGAGAGGACATGGCAGGAGCTGGAGCGCCTCCTGCCCAAAAGCGAGTTCATCGAACGACGCGTCTTCCGCACAGGGGAGCGCTTGGACTTCGGCTCGATGACCGTTGAATCCTTCGAGACCTCCCATGATGCGGCGGAGCCCGTCGGCTACCGCTTCCACTCCGGGGATCAGATCTTAAGCCTGGCTACCGATACCGGTTATGTCAGCGATAAGATGAAGGCTTTGCTGGCGGATTCCGATGTGCTCATCTTAGAGGCCAACCACGATGTGGAGATGCTCCGCGCCGGCAGCTATCCATGGAATGTGAAGCGGCGGATCCTCAGCGATAATGGCCATCTGTCCAATGATGCTGCGGCGGAAGCGCTGTGCGATATGCTAACCGGCCGCATCCGCCGCGTCTATATGGCGCATCTAAGCCGCCATCATAATCTGTTGGATCTAGCGAGATTGACGATGAGCAATATCCTGCAGGAACGAGGTTTCCAGATAGGCGCTGCGGGTTCCATGAATGCGAAAGGCGTGGTTCTGATGGATACGTATCATGACCGTCCTACCGAGTGGGACGATCTGCTTCTCGCTTAGGCGGCTTGATTGGGTTGCCGGGCATGGCCAATTGATCCAGCTGTTTGATCTTGCGATCGAGATCATCGGTGGTGAGCAGGTTCTTCTCGACTAAGAGTTCGACAATCGCGCTTAAGAGCAATGTATTGCGATAATGTTGATCCTTGAGATCCGCAAGTTTGCCGATGATGTCCACTTCTTGGAAAACCCGGTGGATGTGATTCATAAGATTAGGACTCCTTTCAATTGATAGATTGCTGCCTCGTTTAAGAGAATCTGTATTACTAGTCTAAGCAGCAACCCGGCAAAACATTCCTGATTCTATGAAAATATTTGTTAGGAAGGGGGAACAAGCATGGGTTTGTTCCAGGATGATTTCTATTCTACGAAGCCTTCCAGAGCGGCTGTAAACCGCCGCAGGCGCATGCGGATCGAGCCGCTGCGGTTGCCAGTCCTGCTCTTCATCATCGGTCTGGCCCTGATCCTTGCGCAGTTGACCTTGGGATCAGCAGCGGAGGATCAACCGGTAAGCGGTGAAGTGCATCTGGAGCTGCCAAGTGATGTCGACAGCAGCGCCGCGTACGATCAGAATGGGGATGAAGATCCAGAACCAAGCACAGGAGAGCGCGCGGTGCACGCATCGCAGGAAGAAGATAAGGACGTACACGGGCACCCGAACCATGGGGACAGCAGCTCGGCCGATGATTCGGTTGAGGGAATCGATGAGATCAGCTATCGGAGTGACATCGCGCGGGCGACGGCTCAGGTCTACGATGCCGTTGTCAGCATTGTCATGAAGAGCGAAGAGGAGACCGTGGATTGGGATAAAATCTACGCGATTGGCTCAGGCATTGTCTTCCGTATAGAAGGGGATACTGCCTATATCGTGACCAATCACCATGTAGCCGCTGCGGCGGAGGATCTGGAGATCGTCTTGGCCGATGGGCGGAAGAAGGCTGCGGAGCTGATCGGCAGCGATGCGATCTCTGATCTGGCCGTCTTATCGACGGACGCGGAGGGCATCACGAAGACGGCGGTATTCGGAACTTCTTCGAATCTCCAGATCGGTGAGCCGGCGATTGCCATCGGCAACCCGCTTGGGCTGGGGCATGCGCATACGATCACATCAGGCATCATCAGTTCGACCCAGCGCTCGATTCCGGTATCCCTAAGCGGCAGCGGGGTGCTGGACTGGGAGATGGAAGTGCTGCAGACCGATGCGGCGATCAACAGCGGCAACAGCGGCGGTGCTTTGATCAATATCAACGGCGAAGTGATCGGCATCAATACGATGAAGATCGCTTGGTTCGGGGTAGAAGGCCTGGGCTTCGCGATACCGATTGATCTGGCGGCGCCGATCATCGAGGAGCTGGTCGAGAAGGGACGTGTGAGCCGGCCGTATATCGGGATCGGAGCGGTTAATCTCCGCGATTATACGGGAGAAGATCCGCTCGATCTGCCGGAGCAAGTGAAGGCAGGCGCGGTAATCTTGAGCGTCGATGGCCCGGCGAAGAAGGCGGGTCTGCGCAAGCATGATGTGATCGTACGTCTCGATGATACCGCTGTGAATGATATGATCGATGTGCGCAAGTATCTCTATAATCATAAGGGGATCGGCGAACCGATCAAAGTGACGCTCTATCGGAACGGCCGGGAACGGACGTATGAATTTGAATTAGGCGAGATGCCGGAATAACAGGGGGTTGCGATGGAAGAGCTCGTTAGGAAAGGAGATCGAGCTCTTCTCTGTCATTGGGATCATTCTGGACAGCCTATCATTCTGGGCAGCCTATATGGAAACCGCATGGATATAGATCAGATGAACGAAACAATCGGTAATAATGGAGATTAGAGGTATGAATATACAGATCATTGCAGTCGGTCGATTAAAGGAGAAGTACTTGGTCGACGGGATAAAAGAATACATGAAGCGGCTTGGTCCCTATGCCAAAGTAACGGTGCATGAAGTCGCCGATGAGAAAGTACCGGAGACGCTGAGCGCCGTACAGGAGGAGCAGGCCAAGGAGCGGGAAGGGGAGCGCATCCTGGCTCTGATCAAACCGGATACGCATGTGATCGCTCTGGCGATTGACGGGAAACTCTGGTCCTCTGAAGAGTTAGCAGAGCAAATCGAAAGCTTGGCCACCTACGGACGCAGCCAAGTCGCTTTCGTCATCGGCGGCAGCCTCGGTTTATCACAGGCAGTGTTGCAGCGCGCTGATCAGAAGCTCAGTTTCGGCCGTCTAACTTACCCTCATCAGCTGATGCGATTGATCCTTGCAGAGCAGATCTACCGGGCATTTAAGATTATCCGGGGAGAACCGTATCATAAATAGGTGATGGGTATGCTTAAAATAAATAGCCCGCAGAAGAATAGAGGGCTTGTCATGGATATGTAATAACGGATCCTGGGGATCCGTTGAGGCATGTACACGATAAAGGAAAAGTGAACATATTTCAAATGATATATTAAATTGCAAGAATAAATGCAACAGATCACGATAACCCATAATATGTAAGTTTAGACGACTGATTTCAACTCTTCTTGATAAGCTTCGCTTGGGGAGCGATACCCTAGTATTTTTCTGGGGAGCGTATTGCACCAGTTCTCCACATAGGCAATGAGTGTCTCATCGATGTCGTCAATGGTCTTGCCCTTGGGGATGAATCTACGGATCAATCCATTGTGGCGCTCGTTCGTCCCCCTCTCGCTTGAAGTGTAAGGATGAGCGTAATACACTTGTTGATTAGTATCGTCGAGAGCGTGGCTCAACTCACTGAATTCGGAGCCGTTATCAGCAGTGATCGTCTTAAACACTTTAGAGAATATAGGGCCATACGTTTGCTTAAGTGCCTGGAGAGCTTGCTTCACACATGTTGCTGTCTTCTGGCCGATCTTAAGAATATGCTCATGACGCGTCTTTCGCTCTGTTAAGGTGAGAAGAACAGCTCCCTTTGCTCGAGTACCTAGTACGGTATCGATTTCCCAGTGCCCGAATTCCTCACGCTCATCGATATGGGCTGGACGCTGTTCGATGCTTGTTCCGAGAACCTTCTTGTGCTGACGTACACGTTTTATCTTTGTGTTTCGGGACACCTTCAGAGGGAGGTCGATGTTCTTCACAGGAAGCAATCCTAGATCGATATAACGATACAGTGTTTTCGTGCAAACTGTGGTATTCTCGAACAGCTTCTGAGCCTTCACATAGCCGTATACGGCGTCAGGAGACCAATGATCCTTTTGCATCTTCTCCACAGCGAATTGGATGAATTCAGAGGCCTCTGCGAGCTTGTATTTCGCGCCACAGCGAGAACGATTCTTCTCATAGACGGCTTGTCCAGTGTCAGGGAAATAAACCGGACGTTCGGTTAGATCTGATCGTCTTTGTGTGACGCTGCCACGTTGGAGTTCTCGTGATATCGTTGACTTATGACATCCGATTTCATCAGCAATTTCCTGGAGTGTTTTGCCTTGCTTGTGCAGGGCTTGGATTTTACCACGATCAAATGCTGTAAGGTGTTTAAAGGTTCGTTTCTCTGTGTTATGATTGGAGCGAGCCATTGGTAATTCCCCCTGTTATGGATTGGTTTGCGAGACCTAATCCTTACATCGGAATTACCGTGGCTTTTATTGATATTTACTTGTTGCATTTAATTTTACAATGAACCAATTTATTCCAACCTACTGAACAAAATTATTATTCCTTTAAACCTAGTTTAGCCTAAAAAATTTATTATCCGAACTTAGCTCCAAGACTTTTGCACTTTCTAAAATATTTTGATCAACCTTTCCAACACGTTCCCGCAAAATAGGAATTATATATTGACCTTCGATTTCATTACAAAGCTCAAATATGCTTTTTAATTGATTGATATGTGTATTTTCCAATTTGTCATGAATTACAAACTGTGGTACTTTAATACCTATTTCATGTGCAAATTTCATATATGCCAAGTCAAAAGCAACTATCACTCCTTTTTTCATGCCTGTCCCGACCCTGCCCTTAAACCAATCCAACATGACAGGGAACTTT encodes the following:
- the yycI gene encoding two-component system regulatory protein YycI, producing MEWGRAKSILILAFLMLNLVLGYQLWDSKLKFSNERNEIELIADEVLSIAAGKNITVDARVPRETPRMNEITVTFGEEGIIGRQGLFDPPVPYHALMTEGELWDQIRVHIPNLDHYQIDPHTSGSGSIILHQLTGGYPMFDVRLELQYENQQIVSYKQHVVNILEGEEATEQKVLSAYLAIGRLVENYLEPGTVITDVRLGYHGQIFNSETQVLAPMWRIMTSDDEMYYVHAINGSVETPSKGIE
- the rlmH gene encoding 23S rRNA (pseudouridine(1915)-N(3))-methyltransferase RlmH; protein product: MNIQIIAVGRLKEKYLVDGIKEYMKRLGPYAKVTVHEVADEKVPETLSAVQEEQAKEREGERILALIKPDTHVIALAIDGKLWSSEELAEQIESLATYGRSQVAFVIGGSLGLSQAVLQRADQKLSFGRLTYPHQLMRLILAEQIYRAFKIIRGEPYHK
- a CDS encoding MBL fold metallo-hydrolase, which encodes MGLRFSVLASGSTGNALLIENREVRLLVDAGLSAKKIDQLLASRERDGSRIDGILVTHEHSDHIKGISVFARKYQIPVYANERTWQELERLLPKSEFIERRVFRTGERLDFGSMTVESFETSHDAAEPVGYRFHSGDQILSLATDTGYVSDKMKALLADSDVLILEANHDVEMLRAGSYPWNVKRRILSDNGHLSNDAAAEALCDMLTGRIRRVYMAHLSRHHNLLDLARLTMSNILQERGFQIGAAGSMNAKGVVLMDTYHDRPTEWDDLLLA
- the yycF gene encoding response regulator YycF, which encodes MGRILVVDDEKPIADILKFNLEKEGYEVICAFDGDTAVQLAYSEEPDLILLDLMLPVKDGMDVCREVRMQSNIPIIMLTAKDTELDKVLGLELGADDYVTKPFSTRELLARVKAHLRRLNKVRESAAAVEPKSNQLRVHELTVDVDTYIVYKNGTELDLTHREFELLVYLVRNKGRVMTREHLLQAVWGYEYFGDVRTVDVTIRRLREKIEDDPGKPEYIITRRGLGYMLRNPKAGG
- the walK gene encoding cell wall metabolism sensor histidine kinase WalK, with the translated sequence MRRTSFFHTIQFKVIIIFVLLILFAMQLIGVYFLRTLENSFINNFSESLRNQAAILANYVQPYLAPGNEGQNEQQIYQELDAIINNLNTISGAEIQVIDSTGVVVSASSQLPRSIIGQRNSQTEVTRALQGIRMNEKEIIDSNGIRKKTIAIRVGEGGQVYGAVYMVASMEEQFETINNIIGFFMYGTFFALGMTVLLSIILSNTITKPIKEITKQATEMAEGNFSRSVAVKSSDEIGQLGEAFNYMSKRLREALASNEEEKKRLASILSNMSDGVIATDDAGRVIVMNRRAEQILDLTADEAMGKPISEVLGVTLEETLEYTLGQDVSVLLHREKRDEEIVNVRVNFTAIRRDEEVTGIIAVLHDVTEEEKMENSRREFVANVSHELRTPLTTIKSYLEALEDGALEDPELARRFIGVTRTESERMIRLVNDLLHLSRFDSHQATMFKEPVEIQEMLEEVIDRFSFQLQQRDIRINLNIEPGMPLVSCDPDQIDQVLDNLISNAIKFSYEGGLIEVTARQLDQEFVQISVKDSGIGIPQRHLERIFERFYRVDKARSRNMGGTGLGLSIAREIVKAHGGTIHLDSEMNKGTTVVFTLPLHREEGAAV
- a CDS encoding S1C family serine protease; amino-acid sequence: MGLFQDDFYSTKPSRAAVNRRRRMRIEPLRLPVLLFIIGLALILAQLTLGSAAEDQPVSGEVHLELPSDVDSSAAYDQNGDEDPEPSTGERAVHASQEEDKDVHGHPNHGDSSSADDSVEGIDEISYRSDIARATAQVYDAVVSIVMKSEEETVDWDKIYAIGSGIVFRIEGDTAYIVTNHHVAAAAEDLEIVLADGRKKAAELIGSDAISDLAVLSTDAEGITKTAVFGTSSNLQIGEPAIAIGNPLGLGHAHTITSGIISSTQRSIPVSLSGSGVLDWEMEVLQTDAAINSGNSGGALININGEVIGINTMKIAWFGVEGLGFAIPIDLAAPIIEELVEKGRVSRPYIGIGAVNLRDYTGEDPLDLPEQVKAGAVILSVDGPAKKAGLRKHDVIVRLDDTAVNDMIDVRKYLYNHKGIGEPIKVTLYRNGRERTYEFELGEMPE
- a CDS encoding YycH family regulatory protein encodes the protein MKERFKSCLLFVLVVTSLIQTYLLAYSKPYYELVDEAEYIQPELIGTRVEAADLIYPNDIVLHLGEGEHVVLYPQNVFYEEIFNKVRMRSVGGFRQIERRSVDWASLRDQHHGVEIRFHGQIPAPILENIMQIDGVFPNSEESFDKIWIATNETGEEVRTFFFNTRDGVIYEVTRADLTSKDVEQFVGFGEQYQPKYTALPVGSSGRALYVPLSDLEMVRFKMQIDTFTPEQLQNNLFVNPGITRKLMERDGTEIYTDGKRGLQIDHDRRWMSYSDPIAPINMATDLPNHLLSAVQFVNQHGGWNGTFRIETYAGATDQEYIFRQYYGQYPIIGLYPQSFGVIRVVMNGGIANLYERSLVSIVHSGAEREEAHLPGGDLLLELLRNHSNMILMDRIYPAYQPVVHDDHIVLTPVWIAEFVNGTKEILF
- a CDS encoding IS30 family transposase, whose product is MARSNHNTEKRTFKHLTAFDRGKIQALHKQGKTLQEIADEIGCHKSTISRELQRGSVTQRRSDLTERPVYFPDTGQAVYEKNRSRCGAKYKLAEASEFIQFAVEKMQKDHWSPDAVYGYVKAQKLFENTTVCTKTLYRYIDLGLLPVKNIDLPLKVSRNTKIKRVRQHKKVLGTSIEQRPAHIDEREEFGHWEIDTVLGTRAKGAVLLTLTERKTRHEHILKIGQKTATCVKQALQALKQTYGPIFSKVFKTITADNGSEFSELSHALDDTNQQVYYAHPYTSSERGTNERHNGLIRRFIPKGKTIDDIDETLIAYVENWCNTLPRKILGYRSPSEAYQEELKSVV